CTGCGAAACCTGGTCCTAATGCAGGTTTATCCGCAATTGAATAGGCCATGTATGCTGCAAGAATTGGCACCAATAATGTTCCTAATAGTGTCCCGCCTAACTGTCTCAACAACCAAAGCCAAGAACCTTCTGTATTATAGAGTTCTTGAAGATCAAAGGCTTGGGATAGCAGAACTGCTGCAGCGAGCGTCATGCCCCCAGCTACAATTACTGGAATGATGTACGATATACCTGTTAAGATAGAATCTTTTATTTCTGTCTTAAAGGATTTTTTTTCATCCTCATCTTCTTCAAAAGAGACACTTTCTTCATTAGAACTATCCTTCTTGGGAGCGTTTTCAGATTTCTCTAAAGCTTGACTGATAATCCCTTTTGCATCTTTCAATGGTGCTGCCACTGCCGTTTTAACTTTCGGAAGATGACTATATCTTTCTTCGTTTTTTACAGCTACGTCTACAGAGAAAATCACAGCATCAGCACTGTTTAATTGTCCTTTCGTGTGGCGGTCTTCAATACCGTTCGCACCTTGCTTCTCAACAAACACATCTACACCTAAATCTTTCCCTGCTTTTACTAATGCTTCTGCTGCCATGTAAGTGTGCGCAATACCTGCTGGACATGCAGTTACTGCTAATATGGTTTTATTTATCTTCTTTACTTCTGGCACTTCTTCTATTTCATCTTGACGATCCAGGTTATTAAAAAGCTCTAGATTTGTGTTAGATCTCAATAATCGATTTTTATACTCTTCATTAGACAACCTTGTCACTAGCTCTGATAATAAGGATAGATGTGTTGAACCAGCTTCATCATCTGGAATCGCTAGTAAAATAATTAGCTCTACCTGATTGGTTGGATCAATGCTTTCCCAAGTGCTCAATGGTTTCTGAAGGGTTGCGATGGCAAATGATGCTTCTTTTACTGCTTTTGACTTCCCATGAGGTATTGCTAGACCACCTTCAAAGCCTGTAGGTGATAACTTTTCTCTATCAATTACCGCTTGATACAGCTCTTCTTCAGAATGCAGTTTTCCTTCATTTGCTAACTGTCTAATTAAAAATTTTATAATTTCTTCTTTAGTGTCAAAGGATTGTTTGGTACTAACTAAAGTTGGTGATGTAAGACTTTTCAATAACATTTTTGTACCCCCTTCACTTTCTTTTTTCTGTTAATTAATGAGTGACCCCATAGTAGCATAAAAAAAAAGAAGAAGAGGTTATCTTCTTCTTTTTACACAGTCACACCTCCAAAATAGCGCTTACATGTGTATTTATACACAACTACTTAGTAAAATTCCAATAGAATTCAGATAATGTTCTGATGATAGCCATAAGTGGAGTTTTATCAGTGATATTATACCCATTCAGCAATTTCTTGGGAGTAAAACAAAATAAGTTTACATCTGCTAACTTCTGAAGAGCATTTCGATTAAAATGGGTGAGGGAAATGATTTTAATTCCTTTTTCTTTCCCTAACTCCGCAACCTCCAGAACCTGGGAAGTTTCTCCAGATAAACTAATGAGGAAAAGAATACCTTCATTATTAAGCTGATTGATTCCATGTATAATTTCATGACGATGAATAAAAAAATCTGATTCCTTCCCTGCAATTTTAAGATTTTTCGTCATCATCTCACAAAAAAGAGCCGTATCTCCCACTCCAAAAAAAAGAACTCTCTTCGCTTCATATATCATTTTGGACACTTTCTCAATAATATCTATATCAATTAAGTCAAATGTTGTTTTCAGATTATACTGTAAGCTGTCCTCTTGTTTTTCATGATCAGAGTGTAATTCTTCTTTAAGACTATTCTTCAAATGTGCATATCCATCGTATCCTAATTTTTTAGAAAATCTAATGATCGTATTAGGGACAGTAAATAAGTTGGCAGCTAAAGATTGAATAGATGCGTTGACCACTTGCTTTCTATTTTTTACTATATAGTCAATAATTTGGTCATCTGTATCGTTTAACTTATATTCGAATTTCCGAACGCGATCTTCAAAATACAACTTCAAATCACCTCTAAGCATCTTATTCTAATATTTATACTACTAATTTTTTATTATAACAAAAGTGTGTTTAATTCAGTACGAACAAAGCAAGGTTGGCTCCTCAGTTTCGCACTCGATTACGGAAGATCGCCATTAAATATCCAAGAAAATCCTCCAATAGCAGAATATTAAAAAATCAAATTTCAGTCACTTTAAATCGTAGGACCGTCTTTAATTTTTCTGGTGCTGTTTTTCTTGCATCAGTAATATATATTTCTTTATGTGTTTTTTCTATTCTTTTAAGATTATTTTGACTACAGAATTGTTCCATGAATGCAAAGGTTTCGGGTTCATTATCATAACTTCCATAGTGCATAACTTGGACACATAAACCCTCCTTAATTAATTCAAACTTAACGTTATCTAGATGGGAGTCAGGCTTTTTTTGCTTTACACTATTCATTGCTTGTTGAATTAACTCTTCTGTCACAAAATCTGGTTGTCTTATCATTAATTTATAGACAAAATGGTCCTTGCTTAAATAATCTAATTTTCTACCTTCTTCATCTAAATCCCAAATTCCTCCAGAGGAAAAACTGTATACTTATAATATCCCTCTGGTGTTATTCCTTTTTTGGCATCATTCTTATTGCGTACGACAACGCATATAAGATTTCAATATTTTCTTTAAATCGTTCACTATTCGGATTGCCTTTGCCTTCTATTGTGAAATATTTCATAGCTGGAACCTCAATTTTAATAGGTTGGTTCTTTGGTAGATAGAGTTCCTTTAATTGTTTTCGCCATTCAAACTTACTCATCATTTATCACCCTTGCTTTTTTTTATAATCGTGCCCGTTAGCCCAGCAATGCTGCCGCATGTTCCCACGGCAGCATTATGGTGTGTATATTATTGAGCTCTTGTGTCCCGTTAATGGAGAAGAAACAGATGGATTTGCGTTAAATCAGTCCCCTAGGTCGTAAAAGTGGGATGGAGTGGCTGGTATATCGAGAGATCAGCGCCACTGGGAAGCTTGATGGAGGCGAGTCGACCCCACCGCTGGTTACTGATCGACTCCGAGATCGTAAGACCCCTATTGGTCAGTTCCGTAATTGTTTTCTCGATATCGTCGCACATTAAGTAAAACTCATGTTTACCAATTCTATCTGTAGGATGCACGGCGATTTCGGCAGGATGCAGTTTGAAGATAAGCCAGCCACTACCAGCGTCAACTCCATCAAATCCGAGTACATCGCGGATGAATACCCGGTCTGCATCCGCGATGGTACTATAGAGTATAATGTGTGCTGCATTGATCATGATTCCCCTTCACTCTTCTTTTCATCGACTGTTTCGTGTCGTCGTTAGTTTGCATTTCTTGAGCCGTTTGTAGAACAAGAAAAACTTATTAGTTTTTGTGCC
The window above is part of the Metabacillus dongyingensis genome. Proteins encoded here:
- the mngA gene encoding PTS 2-O-a-mannosyl-D-glycerate transporter subunit IIABC, with the translated sequence MLLKSLTSPTLVSTKQSFDTKEEIIKFLIRQLANEGKLHSEEELYQAVIDREKLSPTGFEGGLAIPHGKSKAVKEASFAIATLQKPLSTWESIDPTNQVELIILLAIPDDEAGSTHLSLLSELVTRLSNEEYKNRLLRSNTNLELFNNLDRQDEIEEVPEVKKINKTILAVTACPAGIAHTYMAAEALVKAGKDLGVDVFVEKQGANGIEDRHTKGQLNSADAVIFSVDVAVKNEERYSHLPKVKTAVAAPLKDAKGIISQALEKSENAPKKDSSNEESVSFEEDEDEKKSFKTEIKDSILTGISYIIPVIVAGGMTLAAAVLLSQAFDLQELYNTEGSWLWLLRQLGGTLLGTLLVPILAAYMAYSIADKPALGPGFAAGVAANLIGSGFLGGMLGGILAGYFLKFLKHYVKPKGTFAGFISFWVYPVVGTLVVGSVMLFLVGKPLALLNQGLLDWLQGMSGTNALILGAIIGAMVSFDLGGPINKAAYTFCIGAMASGNFIPYAAFASVKMVSAFSVTGATLIDKKNFTKQEKEIGKQTWLLGLAGITEGAIPFMMNDPLRVIPSLVAGSAITGAIVSYFNIGLNVPGAGIFSLALLQGKPMLLAASIWFGAALIGAVVSTILLIATRKSKLKREKNKKSSRMAA
- a CDS encoding MurR/RpiR family transcriptional regulator, translating into MYFEDRVRKFEYKLNDTDDQIIDYIVKNRKQVVNASIQSLAANLFTVPNTIIRFSKKLGYDGYAHLKNSLKEELHSDHEKQEDSLQYNLKTTFDLIDIDIIEKVSKMIYEAKRVLFFGVGDTALFCEMMTKNLKIAGKESDFFIHRHEIIHGINQLNNEGILFLISLSGETSQVLEVAELGKEKGIKIISLTHFNRNALQKLADVNLFCFTPKKLLNGYNITDKTPLMAIIRTLSEFYWNFTK
- a CDS encoding GyrI-like domain-containing protein; protein product: MTEELIQQAMNSVKQKKPDSHLDNVKFELIKEGLCVQVMHYGSYDNEPETFAFMEQFCSQNNLKRIEKTHKEIYITDARKTAPEKLKTVLRFKVTEI
- a CDS encoding VOC family protein, which encodes MINAAHIILYSTIADADRVFIRDVLGFDGVDAGSGWLIFKLHPAEIAVHPTDRIGKHEFYLMCDDIEKTITELTNRGLTISESISNQRWGRLASIKLPSGADLSIYQPLHPTFTT